The proteins below are encoded in one region of Asticcacaulis excentricus CB 48:
- a CDS encoding type IV secretion system protein VirB3, with product MEGFRDPFFRGCTRPPMFLGVPLSVFLVFAAILLIPAMWAFAFRFAPLAIALCVCWVIGHLYMRQVTRKDDQRVLQWMLRLRVRRAHAPFRRHWGTASFGPLSYQRQGYD from the coding sequence ATGGAGGGGTTTCGCGACCCTTTCTTCAGAGGATGTACGCGCCCGCCTATGTTTCTCGGCGTCCCTTTAAGCGTCTTCCTCGTCTTCGCAGCAATCCTTCTGATTCCGGCGATGTGGGCATTTGCGTTTCGCTTCGCCCCCTTGGCTATTGCGCTATGCGTCTGTTGGGTGATCGGCCACCTCTACATGAGGCAAGTGACCCGAAAAGACGATCAGAGGGTGCTGCAGTGGATGCTGCGTCTTCGCGTGCGGCGCGCACACGCGCCCTTTCGTCGCCATTGGGGGACCGCTTCTTTTGGTCCTCTCTCATACCAGAGACAAGGTTATGACTGA
- a CDS encoding TrbC/VirB2 family protein, which yields MRIPRSIPLPSLTTFSLTVVGGLSVLPVPAFAQIEKLTSVLDNVRTAILGVGVVLFTIMIAWAGYKMGFQQARWTEVSNIVLGAVLVGGASAIAGWLIN from the coding sequence ATGCGTATTCCCCGTTCTATCCCGTTGCCCTCTCTGACGACGTTCTCTCTGACGGTTGTGGGAGGTCTCAGCGTTCTGCCAGTGCCCGCTTTCGCCCAGATCGAGAAGCTAACCAGCGTACTCGACAATGTCCGTACCGCCATTCTCGGCGTGGGCGTGGTTTTGTTCACCATCATGATCGCCTGGGCGGGGTACAAGATGGGCTTTCAGCAAGCCAGGTGGACTGAAGTCAGCAACATTGTCTTAGGGGCCGTTCTTGTTGGAGGGGCCTCCGCCATTGCGGGCTGGCTGATCAACTAG
- a CDS encoding type IV toxin-antitoxin system AbiEi family antitoxin domain-containing protein, protein MARFIASRFPVKLTHAAAQLGEMLREAKLPVISAFGFHRFVWKLYAGPTDQKLYLRSDLPSSSDTSRLRQSLKKAGLIGTDPDYGKSVIRVMTVPDLPADEIVCLADPTCYVSHLSAMQRWGLTDRHPERLILSRPDRPTAIMALQAQMDIALKAGEEAPFPLRIVAHPAEVRQRPVMALETKTVGFSVQIRGSHVRVSTIGQTFLDMVQKPDLCGGMAHIIDIWEEHARSYLQEIVSAVDTAHIAIAKSRAGYILQERLGLTNPTIESWKALGQRGGSRKLDPDKDFAPEFSETWMLSLNV, encoded by the coding sequence ATGGCGCGGTTTATCGCTTCACGTTTTCCGGTTAAATTAACCCACGCTGCCGCCCAACTTGGCGAAATGCTGCGCGAGGCGAAGCTGCCTGTCATATCTGCATTTGGCTTCCATCGGTTCGTTTGGAAGTTATATGCCGGACCCACAGATCAGAAGCTCTACCTGCGAAGCGATCTACCCTCATCCTCGGACACGTCTCGCCTGCGCCAGAGTCTTAAGAAGGCGGGCCTCATTGGCACCGATCCGGACTACGGCAAAAGCGTCATCCGCGTCATGACTGTCCCGGATTTGCCCGCCGACGAAATTGTCTGCCTGGCCGACCCCACCTGCTACGTGTCACATCTTTCCGCCATGCAGAGATGGGGTCTGACCGACCGCCATCCAGAAAGGCTGATCCTGTCGCGTCCTGATCGCCCTACAGCAATAATGGCGCTTCAGGCGCAAATGGACATCGCCCTCAAGGCTGGTGAAGAAGCGCCTTTTCCCTTGAGGATCGTGGCACATCCGGCAGAGGTTCGCCAACGCCCTGTCATGGCGCTTGAAACGAAGACTGTCGGCTTCAGCGTGCAGATCCGCGGTAGCCATGTGCGGGTATCGACAATCGGACAAACCTTCCTCGACATGGTTCAAAAACCCGATCTATGCGGAGGCATGGCCCACATTATTGACATCTGGGAGGAGCATGCACGGTCTTATCTCCAGGAGATCGTATCCGCGGTAGACACCGCCCACATCGCCATTGCCAAGAGCCGGGCAGGTTATATTCTGCAAGAACGCTTGGGACTCACTAATCCTACCATTGAGTCCTGGAAGGCCCTTGGTCAACGCGGGGGATCGCGTAAGCTCGATCCCGACAAGGACTTTGCGCCCGAGTTTTCGGAAACCTGGATGCTGTCTCTGAATGTCTGA
- a CDS encoding phage integrase central domain-containing protein, translating into MGSLPIGDIEPLEVLAVLKKIEKQGNHETAKRTRVLPPRKAS; encoded by the coding sequence ATCGGCAGCCTTCCGATTGGCGATATCGAGCCCCTTGAGGTGTTGGCGGTTCTGAAGAAGATCGAAAAGCAGGGAAACCACGAGACAGCCAAACGCACACGCGTATTACCGCCTCGTAAAGCCTCCTAA
- a CDS encoding helix-turn-helix domain-containing protein has protein sequence MTAIHAEHFTDRMPTDIDRERANQLRQILAELISEDTPVSMKLALEKGQIAEVTLSPLLAQTFLDISRLISSGKGFNITPVDAELTTQQSADMLNVSRPYFVKLLESGKIRFSKIGRHRRIKAEDLFAYKDARDSERAKLLSDMAREDSENGYL, from the coding sequence ATGACCGCCATACACGCAGAACATTTCACCGACAGAATGCCGACCGATATTGATCGGGAACGGGCGAACCAACTTCGTCAAATCCTCGCCGAGTTGATCTCGGAGGATACGCCCGTGTCGATGAAGCTGGCGCTGGAAAAAGGACAGATTGCGGAAGTCACGTTGTCACCACTGCTGGCACAAACCTTTCTTGACATTTCACGCCTCATATCGAGCGGCAAGGGCTTTAATATCACGCCGGTGGACGCTGAACTCACCACTCAACAATCAGCCGACATGCTAAACGTCTCCCGTCCCTATTTCGTAAAGCTTCTTGAGAGCGGCAAAATAAGGTTCTCAAAAATCGGCCGACACAGGCGGATAAAAGCCGAGGATTTGTTCGCCTACAAGGACGCTAGGGATTCCGAACGGGCAAAGCTGCTCTCTGATATGGCTCGTGAAGATTCAGAGAACGGCTATTTATGA
- a CDS encoding PIN domain-containing protein, with protein MSDRADPFSIVIDANVLAGALTRNIVLSFAEAGFFRPYWSTRILDECEKYIAEKTESGENAKRQRGRIEAAFPESLVNGLAEIENGLALPDPDDRHVLAAAIKAKAEVIVTENMKDFPADQLVQHDIEVIALDDFVADILDLAGPEAVGTLRVMRERFNNPEITADGLILKLETLNMANTANFLSSFRDLL; from the coding sequence ATGAGTGATAGGGCGGACCCCTTCTCAATTGTCATAGATGCAAACGTGTTGGCCGGCGCGCTTACGCGCAACATTGTCTTGAGTTTCGCAGAAGCTGGGTTTTTTCGGCCTTACTGGTCAACACGCATTCTTGACGAATGCGAAAAGTACATTGCGGAAAAGACCGAGAGTGGCGAAAATGCAAAACGCCAACGCGGAAGAATTGAGGCGGCCTTTCCAGAAAGTCTGGTCAATGGCCTCGCTGAGATTGAAAACGGTCTTGCCCTTCCTGATCCCGATGACCGTCATGTATTAGCTGCGGCGATCAAAGCCAAAGCTGAAGTTATAGTGACGGAGAATATGAAGGATTTTCCGGCCGACCAACTTGTACAACACGATATCGAGGTGATTGCCCTCGACGATTTTGTGGCCGACATTTTAGACCTTGCCGGCCCAGAAGCGGTGGGCACTCTACGGGTTATGCGGGAACGCTTCAATAACCCCGAAATCACGGCCGATGGCTTGATCCTAAAACTTGAGACATTGAACATGGCAAATACAGCCAACTTCCTTTCCAGTTTTCGAGACCTGCTCTGA
- the ahcY gene encoding adenosylhomocysteinase — protein MAAQDYIVKDLSLAAWGRKELEIAEGEMPGLMATRGEYGPKQPLKGARIAGSLHMTIQTGVLIETLQALGAEVRWASCNIFSTQDHAAAAIAERGTPVFAIKGETLEEYWDYAHKIFEWHDGGYPNLILDDGGDATLLTVLGPKAEKDPSILNNPQNEEEEALYKVMKRYLSEKPGFYSAIRDAIIGVSEETTTGVHRLYAMAQKGELPFPAINVNDSVTKSKFDNLYGCRESLVDAIRRATDVMLAGKVAVVLGYGDVGKGSAASLRNGGARVIVTEIDPICALQAAMEGYEVRTVEEVAKLGDIFVTATGNKDVLRLEHMREMKHNAIVCNIGHFDSEIQVASLRNYKWDEIKPQVHHVEFPDGKKIIVLSEGRLVNLGNATGHPSFVMSASFTNQTLAQIELWTNNKAYDKQVYTLPKKLDEKVALLHLEKLGAKLTTLNAEQADYIGVSVEGPFKPEHYRY, from the coding sequence ATGGCCGCTCAAGACTATATCGTGAAAGACCTGTCCCTTGCCGCGTGGGGTCGTAAGGAACTCGAAATCGCCGAAGGCGAAATGCCAGGCCTTATGGCTACGCGCGGAGAATATGGTCCGAAGCAGCCCCTGAAGGGCGCGCGGATCGCGGGCTCCTTGCACATGACGATCCAGACCGGGGTTTTGATCGAAACACTGCAGGCCCTGGGCGCTGAAGTGCGCTGGGCGTCCTGTAACATCTTCTCGACGCAAGACCATGCCGCGGCAGCGATCGCCGAGCGTGGTACGCCTGTCTTCGCCATTAAAGGCGAAACCCTGGAAGAGTATTGGGATTACGCCCACAAAATTTTTGAATGGCACGATGGCGGCTATCCAAACCTTATCCTTGACGATGGCGGCGATGCGACGCTTCTGACGGTGCTTGGGCCCAAGGCTGAGAAGGACCCCTCCATCCTCAATAATCCCCAGAATGAAGAGGAAGAGGCGCTTTATAAGGTCATGAAGCGCTATCTGTCGGAAAAGCCTGGCTTCTACTCGGCGATCCGCGATGCGATCATTGGCGTTTCTGAAGAGACAACGACGGGCGTTCATCGTCTTTATGCCATGGCACAAAAAGGTGAACTGCCTTTCCCGGCCATCAATGTGAACGACAGCGTCACGAAGTCCAAATTCGACAATCTGTACGGTTGTCGCGAGTCGCTTGTGGATGCGATCAGACGCGCCACCGATGTTATGCTTGCCGGTAAGGTCGCCGTGGTTCTGGGCTACGGAGATGTCGGTAAGGGCTCAGCCGCAAGCCTCAGAAATGGTGGTGCCCGCGTTATCGTGACGGAAATCGACCCGATCTGCGCCCTTCAGGCGGCTATGGAAGGGTATGAGGTTCGAACCGTCGAGGAAGTCGCGAAGCTCGGTGATATCTTTGTGACCGCCACCGGTAACAAGGACGTCTTGCGCCTCGAGCACATGCGCGAGATGAAGCACAACGCCATCGTCTGCAACATCGGCCACTTCGACTCTGAGATCCAGGTCGCGTCGTTGCGCAATTACAAGTGGGACGAAATCAAGCCGCAGGTCCACCATGTCGAATTCCCCGATGGCAAGAAGATTATCGTCTTGTCCGAGGGCCGCCTTGTGAACCTCGGCAACGCGACCGGTCACCCGTCATTCGTGATGTCCGCGTCTTTTACCAATCAAACCCTTGCCCAGATCGAGCTTTGGACGAACAACAAGGCGTACGACAAGCAAGTCTATACCCTGCCCAAGAAGCTCGATGAGAAGGTCGCCCTTTTGCACCTCGAAAAGCTTGGCGCCAAGCTGACCACGCTGAATGCAGAACAGGCTGACTATATTGGCGTGTCGGTCGAAGGGCCGTTCAAGCCCGAGCATTATCGCTACTGA
- a CDS encoding exopolysaccharide biosynthesis protein produces the protein MNTPASQLVDDLAKGFSGSEKVSVGDLLSRLDGRGLGLLLIILALPICIPNVPGISTVFGLLLIAPALQMLFGQKSLWMPGFVRAWTFKQSTLQSALKACVSILKRVEFLVRPRILFLSRGLWLSFFGAQTLLMALILLLPMPGANIIPGIAVVLTGLGLLQRDGLSLLLSMPVAAASAAWVYFGARYIVDFTMWVVEKVQALLASLV, from the coding sequence TTGAATACCCCCGCCTCCCAGCTTGTTGATGACCTCGCCAAGGGCTTTTCAGGCTCTGAGAAGGTGTCAGTCGGTGATCTTTTATCCCGGCTCGATGGTCGTGGGCTTGGCCTTCTTTTGATCATTCTGGCCTTGCCCATATGCATCCCGAACGTTCCTGGTATCTCGACCGTTTTTGGTCTACTTCTGATTGCTCCGGCATTGCAGATGTTGTTTGGCCAAAAATCGCTTTGGATGCCCGGCTTTGTTCGAGCCTGGACGTTCAAACAGTCGACGCTACAGAGCGCACTCAAGGCCTGTGTCAGCATCTTAAAGAGGGTCGAGTTTCTGGTCCGGCCAAGGATCTTGTTTCTGAGCCGGGGTTTGTGGCTGAGCTTTTTTGGGGCGCAGACCCTATTGATGGCGTTGATCCTTTTGCTGCCAATGCCAGGCGCTAATATCATCCCCGGTATCGCGGTTGTTCTGACAGGGCTTGGTTTACTCCAGCGCGACGGACTGAGCCTTTTATTGTCTATGCCCGTGGCCGCGGCCTCAGCCGCGTGGGTTTATTTTGGCGCGCGCTACATTGTCGATTTCACGATGTGGGTGGTGGAAAAGGTGCAAGCGCTGCTCGCCAGCCTCGTTTGA
- the bioB gene encoding biotin synthase BioB, whose amino-acid sequence MPDTAQAFNPVRHDWTKTEIAALFELPFMELVYKAASVHRQSFDPSEIQLSQLLSIKTGGCAENCGYCSQSAHHNTGLKASKLMPVDEVLSAAKAAREGGAQRFCMGAAWRDLKDRDVPALAAMISEVKALGLETCATLGMITADQATALKSAGLDYYNHNLDTSPEYYDQVVTTRTYDERLETLKAVRDVGMKTCCGGILGMGESREDRVSFLQQLANLPSHPDSLPINNLVPVANTPLGERSKGKGEVSPIEFVRTVAVARIVCPKSMVRLSAGRNEMSEELQALCFLAGANSIFVGNQLLTTPNPEPGSDAHLMQTLGLRPMS is encoded by the coding sequence ATGCCTGACACCGCTCAAGCCTTTAATCCTGTCCGTCACGACTGGACGAAAACTGAGATCGCGGCGCTCTTTGAGCTGCCCTTTATGGAACTCGTCTACAAGGCCGCAAGCGTCCATCGTCAATCGTTTGATCCCTCTGAAATCCAGCTGTCTCAACTCCTCTCGATCAAGACGGGGGGATGCGCGGAAAACTGTGGCTATTGCTCTCAATCGGCGCATCACAATACGGGCCTTAAAGCCTCGAAGCTTATGCCGGTTGATGAGGTGTTGAGCGCAGCCAAAGCGGCCAGAGAGGGCGGGGCCCAGCGCTTTTGTATGGGTGCCGCTTGGCGCGACCTTAAAGATCGTGATGTGCCCGCGCTCGCGGCAATGATATCTGAGGTGAAGGCACTGGGTCTGGAAACGTGCGCGACGCTCGGCATGATCACAGCCGATCAGGCCACGGCGCTGAAATCGGCTGGCCTTGATTACTATAACCATAACCTCGACACCTCACCTGAGTATTATGATCAGGTGGTCACCACACGCACCTATGACGAGCGGTTAGAAACCCTTAAGGCGGTGCGCGACGTCGGCATGAAGACCTGTTGCGGCGGCATTTTAGGTATGGGCGAGTCTCGCGAAGACCGGGTGTCCTTCCTTCAGCAACTGGCCAACCTCCCCTCACACCCCGATAGCTTACCGATCAATAATCTCGTCCCCGTCGCCAACACGCCGCTTGGCGAACGCTCCAAAGGCAAGGGAGAGGTCTCGCCTATCGAATTTGTACGCACCGTCGCTGTCGCCCGAATTGTCTGCCCGAAATCTATGGTTCGCCTTAGCGCCGGGCGCAACGAGATGAGCGAAGAGCTACAAGCCCTGTGCTTTTTAGCCGGTGCCAACTCTATCTTCGTCGGAAATCAGCTCCTGACCACGCCGAACCCTGAGCCCGGGTCTGACGCCCACCTTATGCAGACCCTCGGTCTGAGGCCGATGAGCTAA
- a CDS encoding TIGR03915 family putative DNA repair protein: MKVELKARGDYEEWRDAAREALKSGIHPRQMDWRDTSEGPDLFDLPQVGEAALSDDKRKNESASGPPPIQAKRETAVVNSDFIELTQLALCHSDPGRFDLCYRLLWRLQSHRQLLKDPADQDVRRLHLLVKSVRRDMHKMKAFLRFKEVEGVGNRRSFVAWFEPEHFIIAQTAPFFRRRFGDMDWIIASPKGSAAWDGQTLKFSDDAAQASDLKDETDDLWRTYYANIFNPARLKINAMRSEMPKKYWKNLPEAELIPELIRDADRRVQEMREKQASDTTPKFHKALKARAGDV; the protein is encoded by the coding sequence ATGAAGGTAGAGCTAAAAGCCAGAGGCGACTACGAGGAATGGCGTGATGCCGCCCGCGAAGCGCTCAAATCGGGCATTCATCCCCGTCAAATGGATTGGCGCGATACCTCTGAGGGCCCGGACCTTTTCGACTTGCCACAAGTGGGTGAAGCGGCCTTAAGCGACGACAAAAGGAAAAATGAGAGCGCATCAGGTCCGCCCCCAATCCAAGCGAAAAGAGAGACAGCTGTCGTTAATTCTGATTTTATAGAATTAACTCAACTGGCGCTGTGTCATTCGGATCCTGGCCGCTTTGATCTTTGTTACCGCCTTTTGTGGCGTCTGCAATCGCATCGACAGCTTCTCAAGGACCCGGCCGATCAGGACGTGCGCCGTTTGCATCTGCTCGTCAAATCGGTGCGTCGTGACATGCACAAGATGAAGGCGTTCTTGCGATTTAAGGAAGTGGAAGGCGTTGGGAATCGACGCTCATTTGTGGCCTGGTTTGAGCCAGAGCATTTTATCATCGCCCAGACCGCGCCTTTTTTCAGACGTCGATTTGGCGATATGGACTGGATCATCGCTTCACCTAAAGGATCTGCGGCCTGGGATGGGCAGACCCTTAAGTTCAGCGATGACGCCGCCCAAGCCTCTGACTTGAAAGATGAAACCGATGACCTCTGGCGGACCTACTACGCTAACATCTTCAATCCGGCGCGCCTTAAGATTAACGCCATGCGCTCAGAAATGCCCAAAAAATACTGGAAGAACCTCCCTGAGGCAGAGCTTATTCCAGAGCTGATCCGTGACGCGGATCGGCGCGTTCAGGAGATGCGCGAAAAACAGGCAAGCGACACAACGCCGAAGTTTCACAAGGCTCTGAAAGCGCGTGCGGGCGACGTGTGA
- a CDS encoding putative DNA modification/repair radical SAM protein, which translates to MKKSLRERLAILSDAAKYDASCASSGTSRRDSKSGGLGSTESSGICHAYAPDGRCISLLKILMTNFCIYDCAYCINRSSSNVERARFSAEEVVWLTLEFYRRNYIEGLFLSSGIIRSSDYTMEQMVKIAKDLRLKHDFRGYIHLKTIPETSAALIEEAGLYADRLSINIELPTDAGVEAFAPQKHPKNIRRSMGELKQKIDEFSEPTFKKRRKRFVPAGQSTQMIIGADGANDATILGSSASLYGRFKLRRVYYSAFSPIPDASSALPLIKPPLIREHRLYQADWLYRFYGFEIGEITGSRKDGMLDLDLDPKLAWALENRERFPVDVNRADKEALLRVPGLGVKSVQSLLTARRYRRLKIEDLGRLKISVKKVKPFLITDDWTPVRLIDRANLRELFAPPPEQLVLL; encoded by the coding sequence ATGAAAAAGAGTTTGCGTGAACGGTTGGCGATTCTTTCCGATGCCGCCAAATATGATGCGTCTTGTGCATCGTCTGGTACGTCTCGAAGAGATTCAAAATCAGGCGGATTGGGGTCGACGGAAAGCTCGGGCATTTGCCATGCCTATGCGCCTGATGGGCGTTGCATATCGCTTCTCAAGATCCTGATGACCAACTTCTGCATTTATGACTGCGCGTACTGCATTAACCGTTCCTCGTCGAACGTGGAGCGGGCACGCTTTAGTGCCGAAGAGGTTGTTTGGTTGACGCTTGAATTCTACCGCCGCAACTATATCGAAGGTCTCTTTCTATCTTCGGGGATCATCCGGTCATCGGATTACACCATGGAACAGATGGTCAAGATCGCAAAGGATCTCAGACTAAAACATGATTTCCGGGGCTACATCCATCTAAAGACCATACCCGAAACCTCGGCGGCCCTGATTGAAGAAGCGGGCCTCTATGCCGATCGTCTTTCTATAAACATAGAATTACCGACGGATGCCGGGGTTGAGGCGTTTGCCCCTCAGAAGCATCCAAAAAACATCCGCCGGTCGATGGGCGAGCTTAAGCAAAAGATCGACGAGTTTTCCGAGCCCACCTTTAAAAAGAGGCGCAAGCGCTTCGTGCCGGCGGGGCAATCGACACAGATGATCATCGGCGCGGATGGGGCTAATGACGCGACCATTTTGGGTTCAAGCGCGTCTCTTTATGGGCGCTTCAAACTAAGGCGAGTCTACTATTCGGCGTTCTCGCCTATCCCCGATGCGTCAAGCGCTCTGCCATTGATTAAACCACCTCTTATCCGCGAGCACAGGCTCTACCAGGCTGACTGGCTCTACCGTTTCTACGGGTTTGAGATTGGGGAAATTACGGGTAGTCGCAAAGACGGTATGCTTGACCTTGACCTTGATCCAAAGCTCGCCTGGGCACTGGAAAATCGTGAGCGATTTCCAGTGGATGTCAACCGAGCGGATAAAGAAGCATTACTGCGAGTGCCTGGCCTTGGCGTCAAATCCGTCCAATCCCTATTGACGGCGAGGCGCTACCGCCGCCTGAAGATTGAAGACCTGGGGCGTCTGAAAATCTCAGTGAAGAAGGTAAAACCCTTCCTAATTACCGATGACTGGACGCCGGTCAGACTGATTGACCGGGCCAATTTGCGTGAGCTGTTTGCTCCCCCGCCCGAGCAACTTGTCCTGCTATGA
- a CDS encoding surface lipoprotein assembly modifier: MRQGVLGVAFIVASLAVADPVFGQTTDVFTQNQTLSAKAFGDELIRRLKSGDYEGALEWLEGHPDVLSRDEGQKLQIQLLMFLGRDRQAQALSETYLSGHPNDATARFQLAELHFRARQDQAAAFAYRLALAGNLDEARRTAAYGRLEQIEGRKRWRYWVGGSVAPDSNLNSATNSTRVDLFGLPFELSDDARRRSGVSVNAFGGIDRIVEFTPSLGLRLSTVASVTDLPGNDTDLGYLSLRMGPQWRLDQTTVVSVQVKRSRQWYGGEVWEDTEGIGLESDSYSANRRWTGAINLDRVSARLNPARGGHLWSFEAARTQFLGNSSLWRLGTSVIRREAKSAPEAYLQGQLSIGRLFQGPKATFIYTEASVGHRRYDAEAVAFRTRRIDREASIEVRLSKRDWFLWGGHPFVSVSASQNRSSINLYEYDRTRVEFGFTREF; this comes from the coding sequence TTGAGACAAGGGGTTTTGGGCGTTGCCTTCATTGTTGCGAGTTTGGCGGTTGCTGACCCGGTATTTGGGCAGACCACCGACGTGTTTACGCAAAACCAAACGCTCAGCGCCAAGGCATTTGGCGATGAGTTGATCCGGCGCCTAAAATCGGGTGATTATGAAGGGGCGCTGGAATGGCTAGAGGGGCACCCTGACGTTCTCTCCCGGGATGAAGGTCAAAAGCTCCAGATTCAGTTACTTATGTTTTTGGGCAGAGATCGTCAGGCCCAAGCGTTAAGCGAAACCTACCTTTCGGGCCATCCTAACGACGCGACGGCAAGATTTCAGCTCGCAGAGCTCCATTTTCGCGCGCGGCAGGACCAAGCGGCTGCCTTCGCTTACAGACTTGCTCTCGCGGGAAACCTCGATGAGGCAAGACGCACGGCTGCATACGGGCGCTTAGAGCAAATCGAAGGACGTAAGCGTTGGCGTTATTGGGTTGGGGGCTCAGTAGCTCCAGACTCCAATCTAAACTCAGCAACAAATTCAACCCGAGTCGATTTATTCGGCCTCCCCTTCGAGTTGAGTGACGATGCCCGTCGGCGTAGCGGAGTTTCAGTGAACGCGTTCGGCGGCATCGATCGGATCGTTGAGTTCACGCCATCGCTGGGACTACGCTTAAGCACTGTCGCGAGTGTAACCGACCTGCCGGGTAACGATACCGATCTTGGGTACCTATCCCTTCGAATGGGGCCACAATGGCGCCTGGATCAAACCACGGTAGTGTCCGTACAAGTTAAACGAAGCCGGCAATGGTATGGGGGTGAGGTCTGGGAAGACACAGAGGGTATAGGCCTTGAGAGCGATAGCTACAGCGCAAACAGGCGCTGGACCGGGGCTATAAACCTCGATCGCGTCAGCGCTCGCCTAAACCCCGCCCGAGGCGGCCATTTGTGGAGCTTTGAAGCGGCAAGAACTCAATTCCTGGGGAATTCGTCTCTCTGGCGTCTAGGCACGTCCGTTATCCGGCGAGAGGCCAAATCTGCGCCGGAGGCATACCTTCAAGGTCAGTTAAGCATCGGGCGTCTGTTTCAGGGGCCAAAGGCAACGTTTATCTACACAGAAGCCTCTGTTGGTCATCGCCGTTATGACGCAGAGGCTGTAGCGTTCCGGACCCGGCGCATTGATCGCGAGGCATCAATTGAAGTACGGCTATCAAAGCGGGACTGGTTCTTGTGGGGAGGTCATCCCTTTGTGTCGGTGTCGGCTTCACAGAATAGGTCAAGTATCAATCTTTACGAATACGACCGTACTCGCGTTGAATTCGGCTTCACACGAGAATTTTGA
- the rfbA gene encoding glucose-1-phosphate thymidylyltransferase RfbA, which translates to MKGIILAGGSGTRLHPMTIGVSKQMMPVYDKPMIYYPLSTLMMAGIREILIISTPHDLPLFKKLLGDGQKWGIELSYAEQPSPDGLAQAYMIGADFVGRAPSCLILGDNIYYGSNLSETLEGSSKLTSGASVFAYQVSDPERYGVVEFDDKFKALSVEEKPLQPKSNWAITGLYFYDDQVVDIAANLAPSARGEYEITDVNRVYLERGQLSVQPIGRGYAWLDTGTPDSLLDAAEFVRVLEKRQGMKICCPEEIAWRRGYISDTELEGLAKNLGKSEYGKYLARCLNGGR; encoded by the coding sequence ATGAAGGGAATTATTCTGGCTGGCGGCAGTGGTACGCGTCTGCACCCGATGACGATCGGCGTCTCCAAGCAGATGATGCCGGTCTACGACAAGCCGATGATCTATTATCCGCTGTCGACGCTAATGATGGCGGGTATTCGGGAAATCCTGATCATCTCCACCCCGCACGACCTGCCGCTCTTTAAGAAACTGCTGGGCGATGGTCAAAAGTGGGGGATTGAGCTGTCATATGCGGAACAGCCGAGCCCGGATGGTCTGGCGCAGGCCTATATGATCGGTGCGGACTTCGTGGGCCGTGCGCCGTCGTGCCTGATCCTAGGTGACAATATCTATTACGGCTCCAACCTAAGCGAGACGCTGGAAGGGTCATCAAAACTGACTTCCGGCGCCTCGGTGTTTGCTTACCAGGTGTCTGATCCGGAGCGCTATGGCGTTGTGGAGTTCGATGACAAATTCAAGGCGTTGTCGGTGGAAGAGAAGCCTCTTCAGCCGAAGTCGAACTGGGCGATCACGGGCCTTTATTTCTACGACGATCAGGTGGTCGACATCGCCGCCAACCTGGCGCCCTCAGCCCGCGGTGAATACGAGATCACCGATGTGAACCGGGTTTATCTGGAACGGGGGCAACTGAGTGTCCAGCCGATTGGCCGCGGTTATGCGTGGCTCGACACCGGCACGCCCGACAGCCTTCTGGACGCGGCGGAGTTTGTGCGCGTTCTGGAAAAGCGTCAGGGCATGAAGATCTGTTGTCCGGAAGAAATCGCCTGGCGCAGAGGCTACATCTCCGACACCGAGCTTGAAGGCCTCGCTAAGAACCTCGGTAAAAGTGAGTACGGAAAGTACCTCGCTAGATGTCTAAATGGAGGCCGCTGA